DNA from Prevotella melaninogenica:
CAGCTATGGGAGAAAATTATTGCTGACTTTAAGGAGGCTTATGATGTTCTTCCAGCAACGCAGTCTCAGGGCGGACGTGTCAATAAAGTTGCTGCCGCCGCTTATCTTGCAAAATGTTATCTTGAGAAAGGATGGGGTGACGGCTACGAGGGTAGCACTGGTGCCAACTTTGTCAATAAGGAGGATATGAAGAAGGTTGTTGAATACACTGATGTAGTGAAGAGCTCACAATATGGCTATCTTGAGGACTATGGTGACATATTCCTTCCAGAGCATCACAACAGTAAGGAAAGTATATTTGCAGTACAACATTCTGATTACGAGGATGACCACACAACTTACGGACGTGGCAACTGGTCAAATCTTCTTAATGGTGTATGGGGTATATGGTCATGCGGATGGGATTTCCATAAGCCATCACAGAACTTCGTAAATGCTTTCAAAACTCACAACGGACTTCCACAGTTTAATGACTATGCGGATGAAAATGCCCACCCAGTAAATGGAGCACCATCTTCTCAAAAATGGGATCCAAGATTGTTCCACACAGTGGGTATGCCTTCATTCCCTTATAAGTACGAGGGAGCCTACACTCTGACAACTGCGAACTCACGTACGCCTAACACCTATGGTTATTATTGCTCTATGAAAGAGGTTCCGCAGCGTTCAAAGGGGGAGACATACAACAGCCCATGGCAGTCTTTCGCAATGAATGACTATGTAATTCGCTATACCCAGTCAATGCTCGACCGCGCTGAGGCTCTTATCGAATTAGACCGTTTTGTTGAGGCACGCCAGATTATCAACGATATCCGTCAACGTGCAGCCAACTCCATCAATAAGCATATCTCTTATGCCGCTAATCAGTGTGAGATAAGTCTCTATCCTGATACATACTTCCAGAATAAGGAGAAGGCACGTTTGTGTCTGCGCTGGGAGCGTCGTCTGGAGATGGGTATGGAGCATGAACGTTTCTTTGATCTCCGCCGCTGGGGTCTTCTCTCAACAACTCTCAACAATTACTTTAAGAAGGAGCAGAATGATGAATACAATGGACAGAAGTATGCGCAGTATTATAAGGGTGCACACTTCACGCCAGGCAAGAACGAGTACTTCCCTGTACCTTATCCACAGTTGTATTACATCCCAGGACTTTACTCTCAGAACAGAGGATACTAAGTTAGAGAAAAGAAGTAAAATAGACAGAAATTATGAAAAAGATATCAATCATATTAACGGTATTGGTTGCGCTTATCTTTACTGCTTGTCAGGACAAGGATATCGAAAGAGCTCCAATGCTTCTTCAGTCTATCAATGCTGAAGAGATAACAGGTAATCTTACAGGTGATGACTACACATGGACATGGCCACAGCTAACACCAGGCCAGTCAATGTATGTTATGGTTTATGAAGGAAGTACATTGCTTTCTTCGGAGACTGTGACTGGCAACAGTTTTACGCACAAGAGTGTTCAGACCAACGTTCCTTTTGTTTATGTCTTCAAAGTCAGCGACGGTGATAATGTCTCTTCTGGTGTAGTAAAGAATTATACACGTGAGGGTGCAACACAGATTACAGGTCTTTCTATGTCACAGGTTGAGAAGGGACGTGGATATGACGCTGCCATCACATGGAATAAAACTACTGATGCCACATCCATCGACTTAATAGCTACCAATGGTACACGGACTATTCATGAGACCCTCTCAGGTTCTGTTTATAGCTATACAATTCCTAACGTAGTATATGGCGACACATGGAACGTTACTCTGCGTGCTATCAACGATAAAGGAACCTCAATGGCAACAACGTCAAGCCTGAAGATCGGTAAGACGGCTATCGCATTCCTCAGTATATATGCTACGCCAGAGGAACTCATTGCTAATGGTGACGATGACGAAGCGTCTGCATGGCTGTGGCTTCATAAAACATATCCTAACGCACAGTTCGTTTATTTCGGTAATATTAAGTCGGCTACCGACATGGAGCCTTATCGTGTGGCATTTTGGTTGCGTGACCTTGAGCAAGGTACAGAGGATGATGTATGGAGTCTTCCAGCGGTTGTGAATTCTGCAACACCTTACATCTCAGAATGGTACAAAAATGGTGGAAATATACTGCTCTGGCAGCATGCAACAGCTTACCTCACTAACCTTGGTCGCTTTGAGCAAAGCCTATTCCGAGGAAATGACCATACTATCGGTATTGGACGTGGTGGTATCAATAATGATAACTGGAGTATGGGTGCATGTTTGAACATCGAAGGAAGTCTCATAGACTTCACTACTCACCCTATCTATAAGGGGATCCCAGTACGTATTTCTAACGGCATTAAACTCATTGATATGAAGGGACCTGGATGGACAGAGGATCATAACTGTCTATACTTCAACATCCCTTCTGTACTGTCTGGCATAGCTAATGACAAACTCTCTGCCTATACTACAATAACAGAGACTTACGGCATATATCCTCTTGGCGTATGGGATTCGCAAATAAGGTCAGTTTCACAACTCAATGTCTGGGAATGCCGTCAGGGCAACAGCGACTTCAAGGGTACAGCAATCTGTATCGGTAATGGTGGTTGCGAATTCTCTATGCGTAATGCTGATGG
Protein-coding regions in this window:
- a CDS encoding DUF4960 domain-containing protein — encoded protein: MKKISIILTVLVALIFTACQDKDIERAPMLLQSINAEEITGNLTGDDYTWTWPQLTPGQSMYVMVYEGSTLLSSETVTGNSFTHKSVQTNVPFVYVFKVSDGDNVSSGVVKNYTREGATQITGLSMSQVEKGRGYDAAITWNKTTDATSIDLIATNGTRTIHETLSGSVYSYTIPNVVYGDTWNVTLRAINDKGTSMATTSSLKIGKTAIAFLSIYATPEELIANGDDDEASAWLWLHKTYPNAQFVYFGNIKSATDMEPYRVAFWLRDLEQGTEDDVWSLPAVVNSATPYISEWYKNGGNILLWQHATAYLTNLGRFEQSLFRGNDHTIGIGRGGINNDNWSMGACLNIEGSLIDFTTHPIYKGIPVRISNGIKLIDMKGPGWTEDHNCLYFNIPSVLSGIANDKLSAYTTITETYGIYPLGVWDSQIRSVSQLNVWECRQGNSDFKGTAICIGNGGCEFSMRNADGSADVSAHPKNNVNQESILKLAKNSIEYLKTR
- a CDS encoding RagB/SusD family nutrient uptake outer membrane protein, with amino-acid sequence MKTIIYNNIKKACMTLCLVGSLASCNDYLEYKPTAVVDEQQAFQNPDEMVNSAYAMLGDDWYGYPFNLWTYGDVASDDALKGGSGTTDTDYHQVEVFTTLTPTLGHLDELWYHLYIAVSRCNRALVALQDNGEAKLGAETTKQRIAEVKFLRAHFYFKLKMVFNKVPWIDEDAYRNNSQEQIKNDEYTAEQLWEKIIADFKEAYDVLPATQSQGGRVNKVAAAAYLAKCYLEKGWGDGYEGSTGANFVNKEDMKKVVEYTDVVKSSQYGYLEDYGDIFLPEHHNSKESIFAVQHSDYEDDHTTYGRGNWSNLLNGVWGIWSCGWDFHKPSQNFVNAFKTHNGLPQFNDYADENAHPVNGAPSSQKWDPRLFHTVGMPSFPYKYEGAYTLTTANSRTPNTYGYYCSMKEVPQRSKGETYNSPWQSFAMNDYVIRYTQSMLDRAEALIELDRFVEARQIINDIRQRAANSINKHISYAANQCEISLYPDTYFQNKEKARLCLRWERRLEMGMEHERFFDLRRWGLLSTTLNNYFKKEQNDEYNGQKYAQYYKGAHFTPGKNEYFPVPYPQLYYIPGLYSQNRGY